The genomic interval AATCCAGACATATCCTGGGGAAACTGGATTAAAATTGATAACGGCTCAACTCCAGATATTCCGGCAACAAAAATGATTCAATTTAAAGCAAGGTTTATATCTCATGACCCAGCTTTATCACCTAAATTTAAGGGGTGTGAATTCTATTTTAGAGAGGCAAACCAGAAGCCTCTTTTAATGGCAAAAGTTCTTTCCCCTCAAGGAGTTAAGATTGCTAAAAAAGGAAAATCAAATGGAGTTATTACTCCAACTTACACATCTTTCATCTCTAATCATACCCCACCTGCTGGGATGCTTTTTATAAGGGATAAGAATTTTATTTCATTCTATGTAATTGCAAAAGACCCTAATTTAGATACTTTAACCTACTCCTTTTACCTTGTTTTTTCTTCAGGAACAAAGGTTGAATTGCAAAAGAATAAAAAGGAAAATTACATAACATTAAACACCCTTGCATACCCAGAAGGCAAATACAGGTTTTACTATACAGTTTCTGACAGGGAATCAAATTACCCTGATGGGTACACAATAGACGGTTACAGCAATTACTTTTACATAGACAATACCCCGCCGACTATTTCAGCTATTTCATTCAACGGGAAAACCCTTTCCTTCACCGTTAAAGACAACAGAAACCCTGTTGAAATTGTTGAAATTTCAAAGGATGGCGGGAAGACATGGCAGAGAGTTTACTCAATTGACGGTATAAATGACCAGAGCATTGAAAGCTTTAATATTAGTTTTGATAAAAAAGCAGATTCAGTAATAATCAGGGCTTACGATTCTGTGGGCAACACTTCAACAAAACTTGCAAAATAGGAGAGAAATATGTTTGATAGATTTATTGTTATTGTAATGGACAGCGTTGGCATCGGAGAAATGCCGGATGCTGAAAAATTCGGAGACAAAGGTGCAGACACTTTAGGGCATATAGACTCTTTAAGAGGCTTAAATGTTCCCAATATGGAAAAGTTGGGGCTTGGTTTACTTCGCGATTTTAAAACAATAAAGAAAAATCAAATCAAAGGTGCCTATTCAACAACAATGTTTGAATGCTCAAAGGGTAAAGACACCACAACGGGACACTGGGAAATGATGGGGGTAATTTTAGAAAAATCTTTTCCAACCTATCCAGACGGATTTCCAAAAGAGGTAATGGATAAATTTACACAGGAGACAGGTTACGGATACCTTGGAAACAAACCGGCATCCGGCACTGTAATAATAAACGAACTTGGCGATGAACATGTTAAAACAGGCAAGCCTATTGTTTACACATCAGCAGACTCTGTTTTCCAGATTGCAGCACACGAAGATGTTATCCCTGTTGATGAACTATACAGGATTTGCGAGATAACCAGAAATAGGGTCTGTGTTGGAGAGCATGCTGTTGCCAGGGTAATTGCAAGGCCTTTTATTAAAGAAGGTGATAAATATGTAAGAACAGAGAGGAGAAAAGATTTCTCTTTGGAGCCACCCTATCCAACCGCAATGGATTTGTTAAAGGAAAATGGCTATCAGGTTGGTGGTATAGGCAAAATAGAGGATATATTTGTTTATAGAGGGCTAACCGCTTCAATCCACTCCCACAATAACTATGAATCTTACAGGGATTTAAAAAAGATGATGAATGATTTAAAGGGAGAAAAAGGGCTTGTGTTTGCTAATTTCATAGACTTTGATATGCTTTATGGACATAGAAGAAATGTTGAAGGTTACGGAAAAGCACTTGAAGAGTTTGACAATTATCTTGAAGATATTATGGATAATTTAGGTGAGAAAGATTTATTGATGGTAACCGCAGACCACGGGAATGACCCTTCTTTCAAGGGAAGTGACCACACAAGGGAAAGGGTGCCCCTTTTAATGTTTTCTAAATTATTGAAAGAAAATGGAAGGATTGAAGATTTGCATTGTTTTTCCTCAATTGCAAAAACTGTATGCGAAAACTTTTCAATAGAAAACAAATTTAAAGGGGAAAATATCCTTGAGTATTTGAAATAGGAGGCTAAATGGACATTGTTTCAATAATCAAAAAGAAAAGGGATAAACAAGCTTTAACAAAAGAAGAAATTTACTTTTTTATAGAAGGTGTTACAAACGGCACAATTCCAGATTACCAGATATCAGCACTTTTAATGGCAATTGTTTTAAACGGAATGAACGAAGAGGAGACCTTTTATTTAACCGAAGCAATGATGAAGTCTGGAGATATTCTTGATTTGTCAGAGGTTGAGGGGTTTAAATGCGACAAGCACTCAACAGGGGGAGTTGGGGATAAAATTACAATGATAATTGCCCCCCTTGCTGCATCACTTGGAATAAAGGTTCCAATGTTTTCAGGGCCTGGTTTAGGCCACACAGGGGGAACAACAGATAAACTTGATTCAATCCCGGGGTTTAAGACATTGTTGACAGAGGACGAATTTATAGAGAGTTTAAAGAAGGTAGGAATTGCAAACTCTATCCAGTCTAAAAACATAACCCCTGCTGACAAAAAACTTTATGCTTTGAGGGATGTAACTGGAACAGTTGAATCAATCCCCCTGATTACAGCCTCAATTATGAGCAAGAAGTTGGCCTGCGGGGCAGATGGCCTTGTTTTAGATGTTAAGTTTGGCAAAGGTGCATTTATGAAAACAAAGGAAAGCGCTGAAATTTTAGCAAAAAGCCTCTTGAAAATGGCTCCTGTAAGGGGAATAAAGGCTGTTGCTTTAATTGACGATATGAATGAACCATTAGGTTACAATATAGGAAATGCCCTTGAAATAATTGAAACATTTGAGGTTTTAAAAGGGAAAAAGGTTCATGATTTGTTAGAGGTAAGTGTTGAAATTGTAAAACAGATGCTTATTTTAAGCGGGGATGGGGAGAACGCTGAAGAAAGAATCTATAAGGCTATTGAAGACGGAAGTGCATTGAAAAAGTATACAGAGTGGATAGAGTTTTCAGGTGGCAACCCTGAGGTAATAAACGATTATTCATTATTTCCTTCTTGCGAAAACAAGCTTGAGATAAAGTCTGAACAAAGAGGTTATGTTAAAGAGATAAACTCCTACAACCTTGGAATGGCAGGAGTGTATTTAAAAGCAGGAAGGTTGAAGAAAGAAGATAAAATAGATTACGGTGCTGGGATTGTTTTAAATAAAAAGGTTGGAGATTTTGTTGAAAAGGGAGAAACTCTTTTAACAATGTATTTTAACGATACAAGAATACCCTTAAATGAAATAGAAGCGCTTGTAAAGCAATCCTTTGAGTTTTCAAA from Thermotomaculum hydrothermale carries:
- a CDS encoding thymidine phosphorylase, whose product is MDIVSIIKKKRDKQALTKEEIYFFIEGVTNGTIPDYQISALLMAIVLNGMNEEETFYLTEAMMKSGDILDLSEVEGFKCDKHSTGGVGDKITMIIAPLAASLGIKVPMFSGPGLGHTGGTTDKLDSIPGFKTLLTEDEFIESLKKVGIANSIQSKNITPADKKLYALRDVTGTVESIPLITASIMSKKLACGADGLVLDVKFGKGAFMKTKESAEILAKSLLKMAPVRGIKAVALIDDMNEPLGYNIGNALEIIETFEVLKGKKVHDLLEVSVEIVKQMLILSGDGENAEERIYKAIEDGSALKKYTEWIEFSGGNPEVINDYSLFPSCENKLEIKSEQRGYVKEINSYNLGMAGVYLKAGRLKKEDKIDYGAGIVLNKKVGDFVEKGETLLTMYFNDTRIPLNEIEALVKQSFEFSKEEVSKTKRIHNVIR
- a CDS encoding phosphopentomutase — encoded protein: MFDRFIVIVMDSVGIGEMPDAEKFGDKGADTLGHIDSLRGLNVPNMEKLGLGLLRDFKTIKKNQIKGAYSTTMFECSKGKDTTTGHWEMMGVILEKSFPTYPDGFPKEVMDKFTQETGYGYLGNKPASGTVIINELGDEHVKTGKPIVYTSADSVFQIAAHEDVIPVDELYRICEITRNRVCVGEHAVARVIARPFIKEGDKYVRTERRKDFSLEPPYPTAMDLLKENGYQVGGIGKIEDIFVYRGLTASIHSHNNYESYRDLKKMMNDLKGEKGLVFANFIDFDMLYGHRRNVEGYGKALEEFDNYLEDIMDNLGEKDLLMVTADHGNDPSFKGSDHTRERVPLLMFSKLLKENGRIEDLHCFSSIAKTVCENFSIENKFKGENILEYLK